The genomic DNA TGACCCTCCCGCCGGAGGCGGGATGCTCTGAACCCTAGGGTTCAGGGCTTACTGAACCCACACAGTTCCTCAACCCTTTTACGGCTCTTCCAGGCCTTAATCTGGCGTTCGCGCTTACGTGCCTGCTGAATGGAGTCGAACTGCTCGAGGTAAACCAGCCTCCAATCGTTCGCCATGGAGGTGAACCCCCTGTGGGGTGCGT from Tenuifilum sp. 4138str includes the following:
- a CDS encoding GIY-YIG nuclease family protein, producing MHYTYIIYSSSADRFYIGSTSDEISQRIRRHNAPHRGFTSMANDWRLVYLEQFDSIQQARKRERQIKAWKSRKRVEELCGFSKP